Genomic segment of Pseudomonas iranensis:
GATCGCGCTTGAGGGTTTCCAGATCGGCCGGCACTTGCGCGCTGACGTTCTGCACCACCGGGATCTGCGGCGCCTGCCAGTCGATGGCGGCGATGGATTCGGCGAAACGCTCGGCAGCCGGACGCATCAACTCGCAGTGCGACGGCACGCTCACCGGCAACGGCATGGCGCGTTTGGCACCACGGGCCTTGCAACCTTCGATGGCGCGCTCGACAGCGGCCTTGGCACCGGCGATCACCACTTGGCCCGGCGAGTTGAAATTCACCGCGCTGACGACTTCGCCTTGCGCCGCTTCGGCGCAGGCAGCCAGCACGTCGGCATCTTCCAGGCCGAGGATCGCGGCCATGCCGCCCTGCCCGGCCGGCACCGCTTCCTGCATCAACTGACCACGGCGCTCGACGAGCTTGACCGCGTCAGCCAGGCTCAGGCTGCCGGCGGCAACCAGCGCACTGTATTCACCCAGGCTGTGGCCGGCGACGAACGCCGGACGCGCGCCGCCTTCGGCCAGCCACAGACGCCACAGGGCAATCGAAGCGGTCAGAATGGCCGGTTGGGTTTTGTCGGTTTGATTGAGCAGCTCTTCCGGGCCCTGCTGGGTCAGTGCCCACAGGTCGTAGCCCAGCGCAGCAGAGGCTTCTTGAAAGGTTTCGAGGATCAGCGGATGTTGCGCGCCCAGCTCGGCCAGCATGCCGAGGGACTGCGAACCCTGTCCTGGAAAGACGAATGCGAGGGAAGCAGACATGTAACAAGCCCCTAATGATCTTGTCGTCGGAAAATAACGCCCCTTTGGGGACGCCAGAAACTGACAGTTTGGATGGCCCTTTGAACCGGGCGGTCACATTTAAGCATTGTCCGACGAAAACGCCTAAGACAACAGTTCCTCCAGACGACCGTGGAGACGCTCGGGCAGGTTCTCCTGAATCTCGATCAACGCCCGTTGAATGGCACTCTGAAAGCCCTGCACCCCGGCCGATCCGTGGCTTTTCACAACGATGCCCTGCAAGCCGAGAAAGCTTGCGCCATTATGTCGCGCCGGGGCCAGATCAGCTTGCAGACGCTTCATCAACGGCAGCGCGAGAGCGCCGACAGCGCGCGAAGCCAAGTTTTTCTTG
This window contains:
- the fabD gene encoding ACP S-malonyltransferase, encoding MSASLAFVFPGQGSQSLGMLAELGAQHPLILETFQEASAALGYDLWALTQQGPEELLNQTDKTQPAILTASIALWRLWLAEGGARPAFVAGHSLGEYSALVAAGSLSLADAVKLVERRGQLMQEAVPAGQGGMAAILGLEDADVLAACAEAAQGEVVSAVNFNSPGQVVIAGAKAAVERAIEGCKARGAKRAMPLPVSVPSHCELMRPAAERFAESIAAIDWQAPQIPVVQNVSAQVPADLETLKRDLLEQLYKPVRWVESVQTLAAKGATNLVECGPGKVLAGLNKRCAEGVSTSNLNTPDAFAAARAAQA